In a single window of the Melanotaenia boesemani isolate fMelBoe1 chromosome 22, fMelBoe1.pri, whole genome shotgun sequence genome:
- the LOC121634228 gene encoding trichohyalin-like — translation MDSKKKRPPTLVTKDPAKEKEKAVCLNVTERMRNESERYQQRSRELKREIEDMNAEFRAKEVDYNDIREYLEYKLAKLKKKKEKLREQLEKEKTETENVKAKTLLLRQEIQEQERRRDERKAEQASRVDKQKQELEQLNQLLSSKKIEVQEEMDRLKKQHEAALHKMEMEERMLIKRKQEEFDRLQEQKIAAIVQERAQFKAQYKEATEKGELLMREVTRLVKQKRHFQSQVDELCPKLDKLKVTLDKHKQGLLNLQKEKEKLVKRCQRQKAKHEEMVRAKHEEMVRKAEALTQKQAECRSKLTDKSQLEARVQREKSRIKELEGDLKKAASMLTTVVSNPEMENKDQLMLKVLEILESPGPQEAGSADEVSGGLKPQASGTEATAEAENLERKALFLMAQYRKGDLGLVPRPTWNPKPTGARHHTLRLPPAREPLWHKALDKFNKL, via the exons AtggacagcaaaaagaaaagaccaCCCACTCTGGTGACCAAAGATCCCGCTAAGGAGAAAGAGAAGGCCGTGTGTTTGAATGTGACTGAACGCATGAGGAATGAGTCTGAAAG ATATCAGCAAAGATCTAGGGAGCTAAAGAGAGAAATCGAGGACATGAACGCTGAGTTCAGGGCCAAGGAGGTGGACTATAATGATATACGTGAGTACCTGGAGTACAAGTTGGCAaagttaaagaagaaaaaagagaagttgAGAGAGCAGCTGGAGAAGGAGAAAACTGAAACCGAGAACGTGAAAGCCAAAACATTGCTATTGCGTCAAGAGATTCAGGAGCAGGAAAGAAGGAGAGATGAACGCAAGGCCGAGCAGGCTTCGAGAGTGGACAAGCAGAAGCAAGAGTTGGAGCAGCTGAATCAGCTGCTGTCTAGTAAGAAAATTGAAGTTCAGGAGGAGATGGACCGTCTGAAGAAGCAACATGAAGCTGCTTTACataagatggagatggaggagcGCATGCTGATTAAGAGGAAACAGGAGGAGTTCGACCGCCTCCAGGAGCAGAAGATTGCAGCTATCGTTCAGGAGAGAGCTCAGTTTAAAGCTCAGTATAAAGAGGCGACTGAAAAGGGTGAGCTCCTAATGAGAGAAGTGACACGTCTGGTAAAACAAAAGAGGCACTTCCAGTCACAAGTGGACGAACTTTGCCCCAAATTAGACAAGCTGAAAGTCACCCTTGACAAACACAAGCAGGGCCTCCTCAATCTTCAGAAGGAAAAGGAGAAGCTGGTGAAAAGGTGCCAGCGGCAGAAAGCTAAACATGAGGAGATGGTCAGGGCTAAACATGAGGAGATGGTCAGGAAGGCAGAAGCTTTGACCCAGAAACAGGCAGAGTGCCGTTCAAAACTGACTGATAAATCTCAACTGGAGGCCCGAGTGCAGAGGGAGAAGAGCAGGATAAAGGAGCTGGAGGGCGATTTAAAGAAAGCAGCGTCTATGCTCACAACCGTTGTCTCAAACCCAGAGATGGAAAACAAGGATCAGTTGATGCTGAAAGTGCTGGAGATCCTGGAGAGTCCAGGACCACAGGAAGCAGGGTCTGCAGATGAAGTCAGTGGAGGCCTGAAACCACAGGCCTCTGGTACTGAAGCCACTGCAGAAGCAGAGAATTTGGAGAGAAAGGCATTGTTCCTGATGGCTCAATACAGGAAAGGTGATCTCGGCCTCGTACCTCGACCCACATGGAATCCAAAACCCACCGGGGCCCGTCACCACACATTAAGACTGCCTCCAGCCAGGGAACCTCTTTGGCATAAAGCATTGGATAAATTTAATAAGCTTTAA